The following DNA comes from Micromonospora chokoriensis.
CGGACCTGCTCGACAGCCGGATGGTCGAGCTGCTCCAGCAGGCTCAGCGCCGCCTCCAGGCAGGCCCGGGCGCCGTCGGGATCGCCGGCCGCCTGACGGGTCTCGGCCAGGTGGCGCAGGATGTCCGCCTCGTTGAACCCTTCGTGAAATCCGCGGACCAGCTCCAGCGCGCGTTCGTAGCATCGGACGGCCTGCGCGTACTCCCCGAGGTGATGGTGGGCGAAGCCGAGACTGTCCCACGCGCCGGCCTCCGCGTTCGTGTCGCCGATCTCCTGGTGGACCGCAACCGCCTGGGTGCAGAAGGCCAGCGCTCGCCGGTGCTCGCCGAGCATCACGTGTAGCCAGCCGAGGTTGTTCAGCGCCATCGCCTGCCCGGGCCGATGGTCGACGTGCTGGTAGAGCGTCAGGGCCTGCTGGTTGAAGTCGAGCGCCTCGGCCCAGTGGCCACGCTGGTGGCAGATCCAGCCCAGCCCCCGCGCGATGTCCGCCTGTCTGCCCTCGTCGCCCAGCTCACCGAAGAGCGCGAGGGCCCGCCGCTGATTGTCGTACGCGTCGTCGAGCAGCCCCAGTTGGGTGCCGGCGAGGCCCAGGCTGCGGTGGGCGTGTGCCTGCCGCAGGGGGTCGTGGAGTCGCCGGGCCGCGTCCAGTGCCAACCGCTGGGTCTGCGCCCAGTCCCGCCAGTGCCCCTGGTAGTCGAGGAAGGTTTCCAGCGTCCACGCCAGCTGCCAGGTGTGCTGGTCGAGCCCCTGCGTGGCGGTGTGCTCCACGGCGGCGAGCAGCATCGGGTGCTCGCGTGCGAACCAGGCCAGCGCCTCGTCCTGGCCGGTGAACTCCTCCGCTGTCTCCTCGGTCGACGCGGGATCCGCGACCACCGGCTCCCGTTGCGGATCGAGCACCCGCGCGGCCCGCCACGCGGTCTCCAGGTAGTGCTCGACGAGCCGGCGCAGGGCGGCGGCGAGCAGCTCCGGCGGCTGGTCGCGGTGCGCGCGGTCGGCGGCGTACAGGCGTACCAGGTCGTGGAGGCGGTAGCGCTCCGGCCGGTGCTGCTGGACCAGGTGGTGGTCCTGCAACGTCTGCAACAGCAGTCGGGTCCGGGACGGCGACAGATCGGCCAGGCGCGCTGCCGCGGCGAGCCCGATCTCCGGCCCGGGAGCCAGCGCCAGCAGGAGGAACAGCCGGTTCGGTGCGGCGGCGAGGCGGTGCTGGGAAGCGGCGAACACCGCCCGGAGGTCGGCGGTCAGGTCGCCGGCGTTCAGCGCGTCGAGCCGGGTCGCCTCCTCGCGCAGTTCCCTGGTCACCGCGTCGAGCGGCAGGTCCGGCTGCATCACCGCCCGTGCGGCGATGATGCTCAGCGCCAGCGGCAGCCCGCCACAGCGCCGGACGATCTCCCGCAGACTGTCCTCCGCGGCGTCCGTCCGGCCTCGGCTGAGCAGCCGGGTCAGCAGCTCGTGGGCTTCCTCGCCGTCGAGGACGTCCAACCCGACCCACCGCGCGCCGTAGTTGGCGATCAGCCCGCCGAGCCGGACCCGGCTGGTGATCAGCACGACACAGCCGAGACCACCCGGCAACAGCGGCACCACCTGCTCCATGTCGTGCGCGTTGTCGAGCAGGATCAGCATCTTCCGGCCGGCTACCAGGCTGCGGTAGAGCGCGGCGCGGGCGTCCAGGTCCGCCGGGACCGAGGCTGCCGGCAGCCGCAACCCGTCGAGGAACCCGCGCAGCGCGACCTCGGGGGCCATCGGGCCGGCCGGGTCGAAGCCGCGCAGGTTCACGTACAGCTGGCCGTCCGGGAAGCTGGTCAGGTTGTCGTGGGCCCACCGCAGCGCGAGAGAGGTCTTGCCGACGCCGCCGGGCCCGCCGACGGCGCACATCGCCACCGTCTGGTCGGCGCCGTCGCGGACGGACAGCACCCGGGTTAGCTCCGCCAGTTC
Coding sequences within:
- a CDS encoding AfsR/SARP family transcriptional regulator, with protein sequence MPTEFGLLGDLQAQVDGHPLDVGHVRQRCVLAALLVDVNQVVQVGQLINRVWGELAPAGAQATLYSYLSRLRACLTPADDIQIIRQSGGYLLAADAASVDLHRFYQLAGLARATPDASQALRIFEESLNLWRGDPLTPLDTPWANSLRTAWERDRVAVDRDRTDLALRHGQHAALAPYLMARVEDHPLDERLVGQLMLALSRSGLQAEALDQYDRLRRRLADSLGVDPTPELQRLHTDVLKGDTELREPAGAIAAGEATVPRQLPAPPPHFAGRARELAELTRVLSVRDGADQTVAMCAVGGPGGVGKTSLALRWAHDNLTSFPDGQLYVNLRGFDPAGPMAPEVALRGFLDGLRLPAASVPADLDARAALYRSLVAGRKMLILLDNAHDMEQVVPLLPGGLGCVVLITSRVRLGGLIANYGARWVGLDVLDGEEAHELLTRLLSRGRTDAAEDSLREIVRRCGGLPLALSIIAARAVMQPDLPLDAVTRELREEATRLDALNAGDLTADLRAVFAASQHRLAAAPNRLFLLLALAPGPEIGLAAAARLADLSPSRTRLLLQTLQDHHLVQQHRPERYRLHDLVRLYAADRAHRDQPPELLAAALRRLVEHYLETAWRAARVLDPQREPVVADPASTEETAEEFTGQDEALAWFAREHPMLLAAVEHTATQGLDQHTWQLAWTLETFLDYQGHWRDWAQTQRLALDAARRLHDPLRQAHAHRSLGLAGTQLGLLDDAYDNQRRALALFGELGDEGRQADIARGLGWICHQRGHWAEALDFNQQALTLYQHVDHRPGQAMALNNLGWLHVMLGEHRRALAFCTQAVAVHQEIGDTNAEAGAWDSLGFAHHHLGEYAQAVRCYERALELVRGFHEGFNEADILRHLAETRQAAGDPDGARACLEAALSLLEQLDHPAVEQVRADLDRLGGAP